The proteins below come from a single Tachypleus tridentatus isolate NWPU-2018 chromosome 13, ASM421037v1, whole genome shotgun sequence genomic window:
- the LOC143239727 gene encoding uncharacterized protein LOC143239727 isoform X2 translates to MTKTEFTFFQHLKHSSSLTLETKVYHNKPMDLEKMKFRIHDAVVFIPTTVLENVF, encoded by the exons ATGACGAAAACAGAATTCACGTTCTTTCAG CACTTGAAGCATTCCTCCAGCTTAACTTTGGAAACAAAAGTCTACCACAATAAACCAATGGATCTTGAGAAAATGAAATTTCGTATCCATGATGCTGTTGTATTCATCCCTACAACTGTGTTAGAAAATGTGTTCTGA
- the LOC143239727 gene encoding uncharacterized protein LOC143239727 isoform X1 codes for MESRLTKEEALYFVSKVLEIPEAKRKLVTDRSAFLDHVIQTIHQVIPFQNISLLSLEPDHRHIPTWTEIKESMMAKQGGTCYILNVFAKYLLQALGFDVYHTASGIDFPNNHIATIVRNLSSHGTKHLVDLNAFPTFKAIPLDFEEESPIYSMSFLKFKFVRQGNLIIRVHKTLDIHIPKNRRNKDGWCDYFIFDLEPRDLSYFEEDMTKVYTVAGVNSPILENLYFVSFPWLQLCGIKNKFELSEGADQKIQYKQLSSKFEVVQSIINKYPQFPEDQIISAIDRINLFTIYK; via the coding sequence ATGGAATCCAGGTTGACCAAAGAAGAAGCtttgtattttgtatctaaagTTCTTGAGATACCAGAGGCTAAGAGAAAATTGGTAACAGATCGCAGTGCTTTCCTAGATCATGTTATACAGACGATCCACCAAGTAATTCcttttcaaaatatatctttGCTTTCACTGGAACCGGATCATCGTCACATACCAACATGGACTGAAATTAAAGAATCCATGATGGCTAAACAAGGAGGAACGTGTTACATTCTCAATGTCTTTGCGAAATATTTGCTTCAAGCTTTGGGGTTTGACGTATATCATACTGCATCTGGAATTGATTTTCCAAACAATCATATTGCTACAATTGTTCGAAACTTGTCGTCACATGGCACAAAACATCTGGTGGATTTGAACGCCTTCCCAACGTTCAAAGCAATCCCCTTAGATTTCGAAGAAGAATCACCAATTTATAGCATGTCATTTCTCAAATTTAAGTTTGTTCGTCAAGGAAATTTAATAATACGAGTTCATAAAACTTTAGACATTCATATACCCAAGAATCGGCGTAATAAAGACGGTTggtgtgattattttatttttgatcttGAACCTCGGGATCTTTCTTACTTTGAAGAAGACATGACTAAAGTATACACTGTTGCAGGAGTAAACTCTCCAATcttagaaaatttatattttgttagctTTCCTTGGCTCCAACTCTGCGgtataaaaaataagtttgagCTCTCAGAAGGCGCCGATCAGAAAATTCAATATAAGCAGCTTTCATCAAAGTTCGAAGTGGTTCAgtcaattattaacaaatatccACAATTTCCCGAAGATCAGATCATCTCAGCAATTGACAGAATAAATTTGTTCACCATTTATAAGTAA
- the LOC143239730 gene encoding uncharacterized protein LOC143239730, with protein MNYASKGDCVVIGTQQGDLYLTDRTCRSLRIVHLRDNWLMASCLIPGDTLNMFIADEKGGILSCDDMCSNPQPLYKPLSLITSTQDQVTVGGWPTALLTIADGAVFVGDVQGFVTVIKEDGTAVVRVHYGFY; from the exons ATGAATTATGCATCAAAGGGAGATTGTGTTGTCATAGGCACTCAACAAGGTGATCTCTATCTGACAGACAGAACTTGTAGAAGTCTAAGAATAGTCCATTTAAGAGACAACTG GCTCATGGCTTCATGTTTAATACCAGGAGACACCCTAAATATGTTCATTGCTGATGAAAAAGGTGGCATATTATCCTGTGATGACATGTGCAGTAATCCTCag CCTTTGTACAAACCGTTGTCACTGATAACTTCAACACAAGACCAAGTTACCGTAGGTGGATGGCCAACAGCACTTTTGACCATTGCTGACGGAGCTGTGTTTGTTGGAGATGTGCAAGGTTTTGTCACAGTAATAAAGGAAGATGGTACTGCAGTTGTTAGGGTACATTatggtttttattaa